GACATGCTTATTCTCGGATTCCGGAACACCGGAAATACTTCCCTCACGGATGGTGCCGCACAAGCTGTTCTCGATTACGCCAAGGTAACGAGACAGAGCGTTATTTTGGCAAACGATGCGGTGTATCACGGGAACAGCCCTGCGGCCAGAGCATGGGAACAATATTTTATGGATATCGCCGGACAGATTGATCCGCAGAAGAACTCCAACGTTAATGCGCCTTATTCAGCTAAATCGGTCAAGCCCGTCAACGACGGACTGCTCGCCCATTATCCGTTCTATCTCAGCGCGCTTAATGCCCATAACGAGCAAACGGATATCATTACGCCGGAAATTTCCACAGCCCATAATCCGTCCTATTCGCTAAATCTGGAGGACCCGGAAATTATTCCGTGGTATAACATCATCGGCGCAAACCGGGACAGCGACGATAGTGCGAATCATTACTATACCTATAGCAAGGGGAATATAACGTATTCCGCCACCGGACATATTTTAGGAACGCCCAGCAAGGAGCACTTCCCGGATTGGGAACAAAAGCTGTTCGTCAATATGATGTACCGGGGGTACATCGGCTCCAACCATAAACCGGAAATCACCGTCCATTTGCCGCAGCAGAACGATACGGTGCCTACTTATCAGAATGGGATTACCGTCGATTATAAAGTCGAAGATCCGGACCCTGAAGATCAGGAATTATATACGACAATCCGTTTCAAATCGAATGGCGTCTACTTAACCAACACCGGAATGGCGGAAACCTCCATACTTTCGGGAAAAACAGTTCATGAAACCTTCGCCAATCCGCTTCCGGACGGCGGGCCGCTGACCATTGAAATCACTGCCCGGGACAAGCAGGGGGCGCTGACCGTGACAAGCATTGACATCACCGTCCTCAAGGCTTCCGCCAATCTGGAATTGACGCGTACGCTGTCGTCCAACGTCAACGCCAGCGGCGAAGTTGCCATGGATGAGGCGTTTACCATTACGTACTCTGTTAAGCTGAAGTCCATTCCGTTCGATCAGGCGGGGACCGCTAATCAATCCTCAGCAGCGTTGACCATCTCGGACATCCGATTCCTTGAGAAGCTGCCTGCAGATCTGGAGCGAAACGGCGACTGGCCTGCGGGGATAAGTGTTTCCGGTGATGCAGCAGCCGGATATACACTGAGTAAATCGCTTGGCAGTATCACCTATACGTTAAAGACGGTCGACGGAGTTAAGACTTACGTGCCCGACTCTGCCGATCCAATCGTCTTCAGCATCAATGTGCGGGCGGCCGTCGCTAATACGTACCATTTTGACACTGCCAAGGTCAGCTTTGTCGATGCTCATCCGGTCTTGACGACAACGGCGACGCCTACGGCTGTGGCGACAACCAGTCCGTCGCCTACGGAAGCCACGGCCAGTCCGGCTGCAACGGGGACAACCCCGGCTCCATCAAACTTCGACCCGTCGGTCTCCTCGTCCGGCTCATCGCTGGGAATTGCGGGCGATTATAACGCCTTCATATTCGGCCCGGCGAATGTGACAGCTTCCTTGAAAGGGAACTTGGCGGCGGGAGGAAAAACGACGACCAGCGGGGTCGATATTAATCAATCCAATGGAAGCAGCGTTCCTTATGCGATCGTCACCGGCGGAGATCTTGATTTTCACAACGGTACCGTTTACGGAAATATTTTGCATCAAGGAAGCTACACGAAGGTAGATAGCGGCAATATCATAAACGGAACCTACAAAAAAGGGTCGCTCATCGATTTCGAGACAGCGCGCTCCTACTACCAGATTCTTTCGGATAAATTGGCGGATGTTACTCCTAACGGAACTTATGATAAGGATCTTAATTTATCTGGAACTGGCACGGGAACGGATTCCATCGTTGCTTTCAAGATTGAATCTAAAACTTTTGAAAAAGCAGGCTGGCCCAATGTATCTCAGATTTCCGGCAAGAATATTATTTATACGATTACCACAAAGGATAAGGATAAAGATAAGGATGTTATTACTTTGAACAAGGCTTTCGGGCTGCCGAGCGGGGTTAGCGGGGATCATGTGATCTATAACTTCCCGGATGCCGAGACGGTTAACATTTCCGGAGTGGAAATCAACGGGTCGGTATTGGCGCCCAGGGCCGTTCTGAACTTCACCAACGGGCAGATTCACGGCAATGTGATCGCGGCATCGCTCAATGCGTCGTCTCTAATCGACATTAAGTCCTATGCAGGCCCGCTGCCCATTGTGATGCCGACGGCAACGCCTTCTGCAACACCGACGCCAACGCCGCCGTCACCATCGCCGGTACCGACGCCTTCGGCAACGCCGTCCCAGGCACCATTGCCGTTACCGACTACCCTTTATTTTCCGAAAATGACCGTGACAGCAGTGGAAATAATAACTAAACTGACGGTATCCGATACCACCTTGCTGGTTGGGGACCAGCAAAAATTGTCCCGGACGATTGAACCGGTGAGCAGAGCGGCAGACCCGTTGAACTGGAGTTCCAGCAACGATTCAATTGTCAGCGTCGACTCGGGCGGCGTCGTCTATGGCAGGTCGGCAGGCACCGCCGTTATCACGGCTTCTACCACCGATGGAAGAAACCTGAGCTCTTCGGCTACGGTTACGGTTCTTAATCCGTCGAGTCCGGCACCAAGTCCATCGGTTCAGCCAAGCCCATCGGTTACACCAAGTCCAACAATTTCGTCAAGCCCAACGACTTCCCCAAGTCCAACGAATCCGGCCGATCGGACATTGAGCCTGACGGCCGACAAAGATAAGGTAGTCATTAACGAAAGCGTGGCTTTGACCGCGGCTTATTCGAACTCGAACTCGAACGAGACCGGAGTACAGTATACGTGGAGCGCTGTGGATAACATGGGGAACCCAGTTTCAATTACAAGCAGCCAGGGATCTGCTGACTTCACAGCTGCAAAATCTGGCCGCTACACGATTACCGTCTCGGTAATCAGCGATCAGTTTACCGAAGCCATTACCCAAACCAAGGAAATTACCGTCGGACTTAACTCCTTGACCATCGGGTATCTTTCAACGGTGTTTGTCAATAATACGATTACTTTGACCGCATTGCCCGATCCAGCTGCACCTGAGGAGGAGTATGAATGGCATCTTGTCAATAATGGAGACGTTAGCCACGGCGGCTTTGTAGATGATCAAGGCGACATAAAAACTGAAGCTGTCGGTAACACTGTAGAGTTTAAAGGTATCCAGCCTAGCGGAGGCATTGAGGTTGTTGTAACAGCAGCCGGAATCACCAGCCCTCCATTCACGATCAAGGTATTATCCGAGCCGAATTTGGAATTCTCACCGGATTACGGCGTAATTAGCATTAATCAGTCACTCAATCTCTATTCGCTCCTGCATACGATCGATCCTTATGGCGATATTACTGCAAGCCTGGCGGGAAAGCTGGTCTGGACAATCGAAGGCAATCACGAGGGACCAGCCGTTACGCTCAAAATAAGCGATAAGTCTACCGTCATGATCACCGGCATTCGGGAGGGGACGGAGAGGATCAAAGTTTCCTATCCAAAAGGAACAGGAGAAATAGTAACTGCCTATTATACGATTAAGGTTATTGATCCGGCCACGGCCGATCATCGTTACTGACAAAGCCGAGCATGGATGCCAAGCCAATAGTATATCTCAATTTAAAAAAAGCAGCCGGTTGAAGCAAATGCTTCAACCGGCTGCTTTAATTCATAGCCGTTCATTCGGCTCTGTCTATGGCTGATTGCCGTCCCCGGTCTGACCGGTCTCCCCCGTTTGGGCAAGAAGCTCAATCGGATCAAGATGAATATTGACCTGGGTCACTCTCGGCAGCCCTACCCGCTGATCGGCAAAGACATCCTCATTATAGCGGATCACGAAACGGGCGGCGTCCTTCCCCTCCTGATCCTGATCCTCAAACTGAAACTCCGGCTGCCCCGGAATCGGAAACACCTTGCCGACAACCGCGTTAATCGTCAGATCGCCTTTGGCGAAGAATCCACCTTCCAGCGAGAAGATGGAGCCCACTCCGTATAACTCGGCCATACTGTCTGTATAAAAGAAGCCTTTCAAACGAGTCGCCACATTCCTAAATTCCTCAATGCGGTTGATCAGCACGGACCCCTTGGAGATAAGCACGAGTTCCTTATCATTTTTGCCGGAAATGTTGGCGTTAACGACGTCTGTGCTCCCCAGCACGAACATCGTGGAGTCGAGCTTGACCTCTCCCTTGATGTGCAGATTGCCTGTAACCAGAATATTCGCTTGAATCGTTGAATTGTCCACGGTCAAGTCCCCATTGACGATGAGCCAATGCGATTCTTCACTGCTCTGCGCCTTGGCCAGATCCGTAATTTCATTATAGGTGGTGCCATCCAGGTGCAGATTCCCATCGTTAATTGCGCTGGTTCCGAGATTCATAAGTCTCAGCTTAAACTCTCGTACAGCTGCATCATAGAGTTCCTGCTTCTTCCACTTCAGCTCATCTGCGGTCAAGGTATCGTCAACCAATTGGTCATAATCGCTCTTTACAGGCATTTTTAATGTGGTCATGTTTCCAGTAGGCTCCTGAAGCGTATCTACCAATCTTGTTCCTCTTGTCGTTGGCGTTTCTGCGCTGTTTTTACCCCCTGCACCATAGTAAGTAACGGCGAACTCCGCCTTATTGCTGGCCGATCCCGAAGCTTCGGCGACTTTATCCAGAAAGGAATCCTCTACGTCGATTTGCACGAAGGTGGACTGCTTCTTGACCTGGGAGTTCTCGTACACCTGCTTGACGCGGTCGTCCAACAGGGAGTATGTCTCTTTATCGGACACCGGTATCTCCTTATAAGCCGTTCCGTCCGTTGAATACTGCATATCCTTGAGCGACTGCACCTGCGCTTCTCCATCAATCCGGGGATACAAGGTCGTCTTGGTCGATTCGGAAAAATATTTATATTGGGCCACCGGGCTCAGCATTAGCTGGATACCCGCATATAGCTTCCCCTCGATATACGGCGCGCCGTTCAAATAGACGGTTCCCTCGGAACCGAGGGAATAATTCAAAAAGTCTGGAAATGTTGAAACTTCCACTTTCTGCTGCAGCGTCCGAACGACGCCGTTGACCGTTGCATTCGCCCGGATCACGATGACATATTTGCTATTCGTAGAGGCGCCCTCGTCCAGGGTAATGCTTGTAATCCCGTTAGCTGCGCCATTCAGGCTTGTGCTGGAGACGAAGCCGTTTTTCTCATTGTTAAGGGACACCAAAAAATTGTGAATCGACAGGTCCAGATCCGCCTGCGGCCTGCCCATGTAATTCTGTATCTTTTGGTTCACATCGGCGGTGACATATGCCATCACTTCATCAATTTTTTTCTGGGCCAAATGGATGCTCTGCACATCGTTTTCCCGCGTTTCGGTCCGTGTGGCTCCACCGATAGTGGCACTAAGAACACCGACTCCGAGAATCGTAAGCAAAAGCACAATGAACATGACCAGCACAAGAGCAGAGCCCTGTTCGGAGGACAAACGCTCTCCTATCCGCCCTAATCTCATGTCTGTACGATGAGAAGTACCGCACCTCCGCATATTTTAAACAGAACCTCCTAAAATCCGAATTGACTATTAAGCTCCAGTCTATCCTCTTCATTTCCTTGGTATTTCAGCACCAGCTTAATTTCAATGGTCCCGGAAGGATAGGGAGCGTTGAGCGGTGCGGTTCTTCCGTCCGTCTTGATCAACGTGATCGTCGACCCCTCCAGTTCAGATTGAACGGCTATCGGGGAGCCGGAGTCCGCGCCGGTGCCTCCAGTAGCAATAACAATATCACTGCCGTTTACAGCGATGACCTGCGGGTTGGCTCCGCTTTTGATCAGTTCAACGCCGCCGGCTGTGTTCTGTACTCGCTCAGGACCATAAGTGTATAACTTCGTAATAATGGTGGACATAATGAGATCGGCCTCATCCCGCAAGGCGTTCTGCACCGTAATTTGGTGATAGCTTCGCATGCCGAACATCGTCACAGCAGAGATCAGTCCCACAACCATGGCAAAAATCGTTATCGAGCTGATCAATTCGACCAGGGTAAAGCCCCGTTCCTCCGCTTTCAAGCGCTTAACGAATTCGTTCATCGGTGATATACCCCTCCACCTCCACGGTATTGGCAGATGGACTGCCTCTATCCGCACGTCTGACCTCCACTTTAACCGGCAGCAAGTAGCTCTGTACAGATGACTGGTTAAGGATGCTTGACACCGCGCCCGTTGGCTGGGGCTGGTTGCCCCATACACCTGGCTGATAAACGACATCGATGGTGTAAGCAACGCCGTTCACCCGGGGATGCAGCACACTCGCCAAAGAATCCGTGTCAAAAGTATCCCGGTAAGCCTGCCCTTCAGCTGTGGTATTGTCGCCGCAGGCACCGATTTGGCAGACATTGGCGGATACCGTGTAGCCTTTAGTAACAAAAAAATCCTGAGTTTTCTCAAAATCCTGCTTCTCCATATAAAAAAGCGCGTTCCGCGCCAGATTGACCATAATCGTCTTGTTCTGGTTCGATTTCGAGTAGGACATCGCGTTGACGAAGTATGATGTCAGGACCAGGGAGACGATGGATAAAATCACAATCGCCGCGAGCACCTCGATAAGGGTGAAGCCCCGCTCCTGTTTTAGGTCGAACCGCATAGTTTTCTTGCCTCCGGACCGCATGATAATTTCGCGTTTGCACATAGTTTAGACCTAGTTCTCCTATCATTATATGCTGTGGGCCTAAGACCCACAATGAGTTTCATCGAGAGAATCTAGCACTCACTACAATGTATATCGGTAAAAGACTATGCTATGATTTGGCTGAAAGGAGGATTTGATGATATGGCTTTGATTGAATGCCGGTTTTATTCGGAAACCTTGGGGCTGGGCACGTCGATGACGGTAATTCTACCGCAGCGGACGAAGACGCAAATTGGAATGGGCGGCGTCACCCGGGGAACCTCCCTCCATCCCACCTTGTATCTGCTGCACGGCTTATCGGATGACGACTCCATTTGGCTGCGCCGCACATCGATCGAGCGTTATGTGGCGGATAAAGGAATAGCGGTCGTGATGCCTCAGGTTCACCGCAGCTTTTACACGGACATGGCATCCGGAGGCAGCTACTGGACCTTTATCAGCGAGGAGCTGCCGGCGCTGGCGCGCTCGTTCTTTCCGCTGTCTGCGGAACGGGAGGATAATTTCGTAGCGGGCTTGTCGATGGGAGGCTACGGAGCAATCAAGCTGGGGCTTCGTAAGCCGGAGGCTTTTGCCGCGGCGGCCAGCCTGTCGGGTGCGCTGGATGTGACGAATCTCCATTTAAGACATGGCAACGTGATGTCCAAACGAGAATATGAATTGATCTTTGGCAAGGTGGATATCTCAGGGACCGATGAGGACCTGATAGCCTTAATCCGCAAGGCGGACGCCTCGGGCGGACCGAAGCCGCTGCTCTACCAATGCTGCGGTACGGGAGATTTTCTGTACGAGGATAATTTGCGTTTTCGCGATGCCTGTCGGTCAACCTCGCTGTCCTTAACCTATGAGGAGGGTCCGGGAGCTCATGAATGGGGATACTGGGATGCCAAAATTCAGGATGTGCTGGCCTGGCTGCCGCTGCGAGGGTAAATTCACTTTAATAGGACACATTCACTTCGAGAGGATACATTCACTCTGATAGGATACATTCACTTCGAGAGGATAAATTCACTTTTTAAAAAGAGGCCGCTCTTGTTCACTTCAAAGTGGTCTCCCCTTCTGTACAAACGGGTGCTTTTCCGGTGCAGCCAAAACTGTAATAGTGCATCTTCTTTCGTTGATTCTTTGGTCGTTTTGGAAAAAGGCTGCGAGCGTGCAGGAATTTCAGACGATTTCGGTGATAACGGTTGGTTAAGCAGGGAAAACCTGTATGCTCGCAGGAATATTCTCTCTTTAATTAATAGTGTTGAAAAAGGATGTATGGTTGCAGGTTTTTAACAACCCTTATTCGTACACGCAAATTTACTGACCATTTTTCAAAGTCAAAAAACCTTATGATCGCGTCGATCGTATGCTAAACTTTATTCCCCTGTGTATATAGAAAAAATGACATTCAACTGTTGCCAGTTTGAATGTCATTTTTAGTTAAATATTTTGTTTGTTCCTCAAAACAGAACCCGTGATGTCTACTCAATGGCCTCTTGGCTCTGTTTTTGCCGGATAACACGCTTAAAGTTTCTCCGTAAGCTCCGCAACCCATTTTTTCGCTTCGAGCAGATTCTCTTCCGCCCTAACGATCGCCGCCTGCACCTGCACGGTTGCTGTACCGCCGTACACGTTGCGCGCATTGACGACCGCTTCCGGCTGGAGCACCGCGTAGATATTCTCGTCGAACAGCGGCGAGAACTGCTTGAATTCGTCCAGCGTCAAATCGAGCAGGAATTTGCCTTCATTGATGCAGTACAGCACCGTTTTTCCGATGACTTCATGCGCCTGGCGGAACGGCAGTCCTTTGCCGACCAGGAAGTCCGCAATATCCGTCGCGTTGGAAAAATCGGTATTCACCGCTTCCCGCATCCGTCCCTTGTTCACCTTCATCGTCGCAATCATCGGCGCGAACAATTGAAGGGCGCCCGTCAGCGTCGTTACCGTGTCAAACATGCCTTCCTTGTCTTCCTGCATGTCTTTGTTGTACGCCAGAGGCAGGGATTTCAGCACCGTCAGCAGGCCGATCAGGTTGCCGTAGACACGGCCCGTCTTGCCGCGCACAAGCTCCGGCACGTCCGGATTCTTCTTCTGCGGCATAATGCTGCTGCCTGTGCAGAAGGCGTCATCCAGCTCCACGAAGCTGAACTCCGTGCTGCTCCACAGCACCAGCTCTTCACTCAGGCGCGAAAGATGCGTCATAATCAGCGAGGCGTTTGCCAAGAACTCGACGATAAAATCGCGGTCGCTGACGGCATCCAGACTGTTCTCGTAGACGCCGTCAAAGCCAAGCTGCTCCGCGACAAAATGCCGGTCGATCGGGAAGGTCGTTCCCGCCAGCGCTCCGGCGCCCAGCGGCAGCACATTGATGCGCTTATAGCTGTCACTCAGCCGCTCCGCGTCCCGGTGGAACATCGAGACATAGGCGAGGAGATGATGCGCGAACAGAATCGGCTGGGCCCGCTGCAAGTGAGTATATCCGGGCACAATCGTTTCCACATTGTCTTTGGCCTGCTCAATCAGCGCTTCCTGAAGCCCATGCAGCAGGTCGACAAGCTCCACCACCCGGTTGCGCAAATACAGATGCATGTCCGTCGCCACCTGGTCGTTGCGGCTGCGTCCCGTATGCAGCTTGCCACCGACCGGGCCGATTTCCTCGATCAGATGCTTCTCGATATTCATATGAATATCTTCATCCGAAACGGAAAATTCGACCTCTCCGGCGCGGACCTTCTCCAGCACCTTCTGAAGTCCGTTCTTAATCGTCTCCACATCTTCCTGCGGCAAAATCCCGCATTTGCCCAGCATCGTCACATGCGCCAGACTGCCCTGCACATCTTCTTCCGCCAGCGCTTTATCAAAGCCGATGGAGGCTGTGTATTCCTCCACGAGCTTATTCGTTCCTTTGGTAAAACGTCCACCCCACAGCTTGCTCACCGCTCAATTCCCCCTCTTACGACGTCAGAGGCCGCTCCTTCCTTACGGGGAGGAACGGCCTTCGTCAATTCTTATGTGACGGATACTTTGGCGTACCCGATTCTTGCTCGACCCTACGAATTCGACGCTTTCCTTCTCAAACCTATACGCCGCACGAACTAAGGTTTATCCTGGTACTTCGTACACTTCAGACCTGCCGGTTTACATCGACAGGCCTGCAGCTTATTTCGCCGATTCAGCTACTCCGGTCGAAACCTTCAGGCGCAGCGCGTTCAGGCGGATGAAGCCGGTAGCGTCGCCTTGATCGTAGGCCTGTGTCGGGTCGGCCTCCATCGTCGCGATATTCGGATTGTACAGGCTGACCGGACTCTTGACGCCGGCGCCGATAATGTTGCCTTTATACAGCTTGAGGCGTACGGTTCCGGTTACGTTCTGCTGGCTCTCGGCTACAAGCGCCTGAATCGCCTTGCGTTCCGGAGCGAACCAGAAGCCGTTGTACACAAGCGTGCTGTAACGGGTAATCAGGCTGTCGCGGACGTTCATCACTTCACGGTCCATCGTGATGGACTCCATTTTGCGGTGAGCGGTGAACAGGATCGTTCCGCCCGGCGTTTCATAAACACCACGGCTCTTCATGCCGACAAAACGGTTCTCAACCATATCCACACGGCCGATGCCGTGCTTGCCGCCAAGCTCATTCAGCTTCTCCATAACCTGGAGAGGCGCAAGCGGTTCGCCGTTAAGGGCAATACAGTCGCCCTTCAGGAATTCCAGTTCAATATATTCCGCCTCGTCCGGAGCGTCCTCGGGCGCGTTCGTCAGCAGGAACATTTCCTTGTTCTCCGGCGCGCTGGCGTCGAACCACGGATCTTCCAGGACGCCGCTCTCATAGCTGATATGCAGCAGATTGCGGTCCATGGAATACGGCTTCGCAGCCGATGCCTGAACAGGGATGCCGTTCGCTTCCGCGTAAGCGATCATTTCCGCGCGGCCCGGGAATTGGTTACGGAACTCTTCCAGCCGCCAAGGCGCGATAACCTTGATGTTCGGAGCCAGACCAGCCGCTCCAAGCTCGAAGCGAACCTGGTCGTTGCCCTTGCCGGTCGCGCCATGCGCAATCGCTGTCGCGCCTTCCGCGATGGCGATGTCGACCATGCGTTTGGCGATCAGCGGGCGGGCGATGCTGGTGCCGAGCAGGTACTGCCCTTCATACAGCGCCCCCGCCTGGAACATCGGGTAGATGAAATCCTTGGCGAATTCCTCGCGCAGGTCGTCGATATATACTTTCGACGCGCCGGTAGCGAGCGCTTTTTCCTCCAGGCCATCCAATTCTTCCTTCTGGCCGATATCGGCCGTAAAAGCGATAATTTCCGCATCGTATGTTTCTTTCAGCCATTTCAGAATGACCGAGGTATCCAGGCCGCCGGAATAGGCGAGCACGATTTTTTCTTTTGCCATTACACATGTCTTCCTTTCTGCTTAAGGGATTTCTCGCTGCACTTCATCTCCAGGCTAGGAGGGATCAGCCCATGAGGGCGGCCATCAGCGCTTTTTGCGCATGCAGCCGGTTCTCAGCCTCGTCGAAAATGAATGAGTTCGGTCCGTCGATCACTTCGGCGGTCACTTCCTCGCCACGATGGGCCGGCAGGCAGTGCAGGAACATGAAGTCGCTCTTCGCGCCTTTGACGAGCTCCTCGTTCACCTGATAATCTTTAAATGCCGCTTCCCGCGCCAGCTGCTCTTCCTCAAAGCCCATGCTGGCCCATACATCCGTGTAGATGACGTCGGCATCTTTTACCGCTTCTTCCGGACTGCGCGTAATGACGATCTCGGAGCCGGTCTCTTCGGCAATTTGCCGCGCCTTGGCCACAACGGCAGCATCCGGCTCGTAGCCTTCCGGTCCAGCAACCGACACATGCACGCCAAGCTTGGCCCCGCCCAGCAGCAGGGAATGCGCCATATTGTTGCCGTCGCCGATATAGGCAAGTTTCAGGCCTTTCAGCCGGCCTTTTTGCTCATAAACCGTTTGAAGATCGGCCAGCACCTGGCACGGATGCGCCAGATCGCTCAGACCGTTAATGACGGGTACCGAAGCATGGCGCGCCAGTTCTTCGACCTTGTCATGCCCGAACGTGCGGATCATGATGCCGTCCAAATAACGCGACATAACCTGCGCCGTATCACCCACCGTCTCGCCGCGTCCAAGCTGGATGTCG
This region of Paenibacillus sp. URB8-2 genomic DNA includes:
- a CDS encoding DUF5057 domain-containing protein, with translation MKLTKSKLLLILSGLAVLGLLVMPVKSLMLRVNAEPFVYNIRILEVTNSGESDFKSLTAANVIVDTMSMNRFVSLRDDFDGKYDAVYIGKGTYSKNGNSGKSDDSSDITSLKAKQIADYYINKGLTVIFNNASFESQTGILYTSFNKYRTDSPRQNVRFVSDSDLSTFINDINSGSTDVLRMLKQRPRLTITNKSDITDYNQNKNYLYRPGDTLDFKFNVANVEDLKHHPILVKLYVSRDKSVPMKESQVVSVTTLEQSPNGEITYTLPDAASGLLYWKLEIIDNLNATKLKDYDSGTIRFRGKQKVLNVLQVLPSVGNSERSSSLLDPNNMNQSYLNTEDYRYNITVKPISEFNNDIAARYELDGTYGLNGTYDMLILGFRNTGNTSLTDGAAQAVLDYAKVTRQSVILANDAVYHGNSPAARAWEQYFMDIAGQIDPQKNSNVNAPYSAKSVKPVNDGLLAHYPFYLSALNAHNEQTDIITPEISTAHNPSYSLNLEDPEIIPWYNIIGANRDSDDSANHYYTYSKGNITYSATGHILGTPSKEHFPDWEQKLFVNMMYRGYIGSNHKPEITVHLPQQNDTVPTYQNGITVDYKVEDPDPEDQELYTTIRFKSNGVYLTNTGMAETSILSGKTVHETFANPLPDGGPLTIEITARDKQGALTVTSIDITVLKASANLELTRTLSSNVNASGEVAMDEAFTITYSVKLKSIPFDQAGTANQSSAALTISDIRFLEKLPADLERNGDWPAGISVSGDAAAGYTLSKSLGSITYTLKTVDGVKTYVPDSADPIVFSINVRAAVANTYHFDTAKVSFVDAHPVLTTTATPTAVATTSPSPTEATASPAATGTTPAPSNFDPSVSSSGSSLGIAGDYNAFIFGPANVTASLKGNLAAGGKTTTSGVDINQSNGSSVPYAIVTGGDLDFHNGTVYGNILHQGSYTKVDSGNIINGTYKKGSLIDFETARSYYQILSDKLADVTPNGTYDKDLNLSGTGTGTDSIVAFKIESKTFEKAGWPNVSQISGKNIIYTITTKDKDKDKDVITLNKAFGLPSGVSGDHVIYNFPDAETVNISGVEINGSVLAPRAVLNFTNGQIHGNVIAASLNASSLIDIKSYAGPLPIVMPTATPSATPTPTPPSPSPVPTPSATPSQAPLPLPTTLYFPKMTVTAVEIITKLTVSDTTLLVGDQQKLSRTIEPVSRAADPLNWSSSNDSIVSVDSGGVVYGRSAGTAVITASTTDGRNLSSSATVTVLNPSSPAPSPSVQPSPSVTPSPTISSSPTTSPSPTNPADRTLSLTADKDKVVINESVALTAAYSNSNSNETGVQYTWSAVDNMGNPVSITSSQGSADFTAAKSGRYTITVSVISDQFTEAITQTKEITVGLNSLTIGYLSTVFVNNTITLTALPDPAAPEEEYEWHLVNNGDVSHGGFVDDQGDIKTEAVGNTVEFKGIQPSGGIEVVVTAAGITSPPFTIKVLSEPNLEFSPDYGVISINQSLNLYSLLHTIDPYGDITASLAGKLVWTIEGNHEGPAVTLKISDKSTVMITGIREGTERIKVSYPKGTGEIVTAYYTIKVIDPATADHRY
- a CDS encoding PulJ/GspJ family protein yields the protein MNEFVKRLKAEERGFTLVELISSITIFAMVVGLISAVTMFGMRSYHQITVQNALRDEADLIMSTIITKLYTYGPERVQNTAGGVELIKSGANPQVIAVNGSDIVIATGGTGADSGSPIAVQSELEGSTITLIKTDGRTAPLNAPYPSGTIEIKLVLKYQGNEEDRLELNSQFGF
- a CDS encoding type IV pilus modification PilV family protein: MCKREIIMRSGGKKTMRFDLKQERGFTLIEVLAAIVILSIVSLVLTSYFVNAMSYSKSNQNKTIMVNLARNALFYMEKQDFEKTQDFFVTKGYTVSANVCQIGACGDNTTAEGQAYRDTFDTDSLASVLHPRVNGVAYTIDVVYQPGVWGNQPQPTGAVSSILNQSSVQSYLLPVKVEVRRADRGSPSANTVEVEGYITDERIR
- a CDS encoding alpha/beta hydrolase, which translates into the protein MALIECRFYSETLGLGTSMTVILPQRTKTQIGMGGVTRGTSLHPTLYLLHGLSDDDSIWLRRTSIERYVADKGIAVVMPQVHRSFYTDMASGGSYWTFISEELPALARSFFPLSAEREDNFVAGLSMGGYGAIKLGLRKPEAFAAAASLSGALDVTNLHLRHGNVMSKREYELIFGKVDISGTDEDLIALIRKADASGGPKPLLYQCCGTGDFLYEDNLRFRDACRSTSLSLTYEEGPGAHEWGYWDAKIQDVLAWLPLRG
- the argH gene encoding argininosuccinate lyase produces the protein MSKLWGGRFTKGTNKLVEEYTASIGFDKALAEEDVQGSLAHVTMLGKCGILPQEDVETIKNGLQKVLEKVRAGEVEFSVSDEDIHMNIEKHLIEEIGPVGGKLHTGRSRNDQVATDMHLYLRNRVVELVDLLHGLQEALIEQAKDNVETIVPGYTHLQRAQPILFAHHLLAYVSMFHRDAERLSDSYKRINVLPLGAGALAGTTFPIDRHFVAEQLGFDGVYENSLDAVSDRDFIVEFLANASLIMTHLSRLSEELVLWSSTEFSFVELDDAFCTGSSIMPQKKNPDVPELVRGKTGRVYGNLIGLLTVLKSLPLAYNKDMQEDKEGMFDTVTTLTGALQLFAPMIATMKVNKGRMREAVNTDFSNATDIADFLVGKGLPFRQAHEVIGKTVLYCINEGKFLLDLTLDEFKQFSPLFDENIYAVLQPEAVVNARNVYGGTATVQVQAAIVRAEENLLEAKKWVAELTEKL
- a CDS encoding argininosuccinate synthase, producing the protein MAKEKIVLAYSGGLDTSVILKWLKETYDAEIIAFTADIGQKEELDGLEEKALATGASKVYIDDLREEFAKDFIYPMFQAGALYEGQYLLGTSIARPLIAKRMVDIAIAEGATAIAHGATGKGNDQVRFELGAAGLAPNIKVIAPWRLEEFRNQFPGRAEMIAYAEANGIPVQASAAKPYSMDRNLLHISYESGVLEDPWFDASAPENKEMFLLTNAPEDAPDEAEYIELEFLKGDCIALNGEPLAPLQVMEKLNELGGKHGIGRVDMVENRFVGMKSRGVYETPGGTILFTAHRKMESITMDREVMNVRDSLITRYSTLVYNGFWFAPERKAIQALVAESQQNVTGTVRLKLYKGNIIGAGVKSPVSLYNPNIATMEADPTQAYDQGDATGFIRLNALRLKVSTGVAESAK
- the argF gene encoding ornithine carbamoyltransferase, encoding MGQGITDNAKGIVLKGRDFLELDDYSPEEIQYLIDLAIELKRKQKNGEVYQPLLGKTIGLIFEKSSTRTRVSFEVGMFQLGGHALFLSKNDIQLGRGETVGDTAQVMSRYLDGIMIRTFGHDKVEELARHASVPVINGLSDLAHPCQVLADLQTVYEQKGRLKGLKLAYIGDGNNMAHSLLLGGAKLGVHVSVAGPEGYEPDAAVVAKARQIAEETGSEIVITRSPEEAVKDADVIYTDVWASMGFEEEQLAREAAFKDYQVNEELVKGAKSDFMFLHCLPAHRGEEVTAEVIDGPNSFIFDEAENRLHAQKALMAALMG